The following proteins are encoded in a genomic region of Desulfosoma sp.:
- a CDS encoding CoA pyrophosphatase, whose protein sequence is MKSHVALGDLDRILSQSDLLQKHIMDRLAPFHPTDASSDESWKQRRSLSSVLVLLGCGLQENGCDQEPCLILNRRSRHVRQSGDLCCPGGTVEPRLDPILAKALSLPGLPLSRWPHWSTLRRNVPQAAQQLALLLATSLRESWEEMRLNPFFVRFLGPLPAERLRLFVRVIHPLVGWISRPHRFVTNWEVDRIVNIPLRQLLNPDHYYRYRLYVDPEVQSSVEPPPQDFPCFLHQDGVHVEILWGATFRIVTLFLSKVFDFSPPDVSHRPIVPGFLNAAYLNGTKV, encoded by the coding sequence ATGAAATCCCATGTTGCCTTAGGGGATCTTGATAGAATTCTCAGCCAGTCAGACCTCCTACAGAAGCACATTATGGATCGACTGGCCCCCTTTCACCCTACAGACGCATCCAGCGACGAGTCCTGGAAGCAACGGCGATCGTTATCCAGTGTGCTTGTGCTCTTGGGCTGCGGTCTGCAGGAAAATGGGTGCGATCAGGAACCCTGCCTGATCCTTAACCGCCGTTCCCGGCACGTACGCCAAAGTGGGGACTTGTGCTGTCCCGGAGGCACTGTGGAACCGCGACTGGATCCTATTTTGGCGAAAGCCCTTTCCTTGCCGGGATTACCTCTGTCTCGGTGGCCTCATTGGTCAACGCTTCGCCGAAATGTCCCCCAAGCGGCTCAGCAACTAGCCTTGCTCCTGGCCACGAGCTTGAGGGAAAGCTGGGAAGAGATGCGCCTTAATCCGTTTTTTGTCCGTTTCCTTGGCCCCTTGCCGGCGGAAAGGTTGCGTTTGTTCGTTCGAGTCATTCATCCGTTGGTTGGATGGATTTCTCGGCCGCATCGTTTTGTGACCAACTGGGAAGTGGATCGCATTGTCAACATCCCTTTGCGACAACTTCTGAACCCTGACCATTACTACCGCTACAGGTTATACGTGGATCCCGAAGTGCAAAGTTCCGTAGAGCCCCCGCCTCAGGATTTTCCCTGTTTTTTGCATCAAGACGGCGTGCATGTGGAAATCTTGTGGGGAGCTACATTTCGTATTGTGACCCTTTTCCTTTCCAAGGTCTTTGACTTTTCGCCTCCGGACGTGTCTCACCGACCCATTGTTCCAGGCTTTCTGAATGCGGCTTACCTCAATGGCACCAAAGTCTAA
- a CDS encoding DUF3786 domain-containing protein — translation MIESPTEHRWVFLYTLANRFEADLLTDVLERNGVPYFVRSFVETAYDGLFVPQRGWGQILVPAGYLSTARKLVATVLESLETPSLYESLEDLDPLLWDRLMHCDPKDVCLRASVGWNVQKQSYLIPFLAGSFECFPAQKTVQALQGLTWPTVDFQTGLVLLHYLLEAHNSSPTGRWISEKEIPSGHQFFTGPHAFPLDSVLRHIVDNPHRFKEACERLGGVPVEAGDMAYTFRVLPRIPMQWIYWKGDDEFPATLTVRFDASITRHLNALDTIWAMVNVFVRHFKAALKQA, via the coding sequence GTGATCGAATCCCCCACAGAGCACCGCTGGGTTTTTCTTTATACTTTGGCCAATCGATTTGAGGCGGACCTCCTCACGGATGTTTTAGAAAGGAACGGAGTTCCCTATTTCGTTCGCTCCTTTGTAGAAACAGCCTATGACGGCTTGTTTGTGCCGCAGCGGGGCTGGGGGCAGATTCTCGTGCCCGCGGGCTATCTCAGCACGGCTCGAAAGCTCGTTGCTACCGTCCTAGAATCTCTTGAGACTCCGAGCCTGTATGAGTCGCTGGAAGATCTGGATCCATTACTTTGGGACCGGCTCATGCATTGCGATCCTAAAGACGTGTGTCTACGGGCCTCGGTCGGTTGGAACGTGCAGAAACAATCGTACCTTATCCCTTTTCTGGCTGGATCTTTTGAGTGTTTCCCGGCTCAGAAAACCGTCCAGGCACTCCAAGGCCTGACGTGGCCAACGGTAGATTTCCAGACCGGGCTCGTCCTTTTGCACTACCTTCTGGAAGCCCACAATTCTTCCCCTACGGGCCGATGGATCAGTGAAAAGGAGATTCCTTCAGGACACCAGTTTTTTACCGGCCCTCACGCCTTCCCCCTGGATTCCGTCCTTCGACACATTGTCGACAATCCACATCGATTCAAAGAAGCCTGCGAAAGACTTGGAGGTGTTCCTGTCGAGGCGGGCGATATGGCGTATACTTTTCGCGTTCTTCCGCGCATTCCCATGCAATGGATCTATTGGAAAGGGGACGATGAGTTCCCAGCAACTCTCACGGTGCGTTTTGATGCAAGCATTACTAGACACCTGAATGCCTTAGACACCATCTGGGCCATGGTCAATGTTTTTGTCCGCCATTTCAAGGCCGCGTTGAAACAGGCATAA
- a CDS encoding (Fe-S)-binding protein, with amino-acid sequence MSETVASREQNKPPYTYRLVNIECLPQSDHYNVIMELKKSIEDLLPYCAAVLPGATYVHGSGVVNVMDQGHIVAIYGDRITITDVSGPEEASVWCHRYFEIIEQIRRERDRITPALRTRPSESVLDIYRILPKTNCGRCGVPTCLAFAAKVFRRESSLKECTEIQE; translated from the coding sequence ATGAGCGAAACCGTAGCCTCCAGGGAACAAAACAAACCACCGTACACGTACCGTTTAGTGAACATTGAATGCTTACCTCAGTCAGACCACTACAACGTCATCATGGAGCTGAAGAAATCCATTGAGGATCTTCTGCCTTACTGCGCCGCGGTTCTTCCAGGAGCCACGTATGTTCATGGAAGTGGCGTGGTGAATGTCATGGATCAAGGACATATCGTGGCCATTTACGGAGACAGGATCACCATCACGGATGTCTCGGGACCTGAAGAGGCTTCTGTTTGGTGCCACCGGTACTTTGAAATCATCGAACAGATCCGCCGGGAACGAGACAGGATCACCCCTGCGCTGCGCACGCGTCCTTCGGAAAGTGTCCTTGATATCTATCGAATCCTTCCCAAGACCAATTGCGGCCGATGCGGTGTTCCCACCTGTCTGGCCTTTGCGGCAAAGGTCTTTCGAAGGGAAAGTTCTCTGAAAGAATGCACGGAGATTCAAGAGTGA
- a CDS encoding DnaJ domain-containing protein, producing MMQRFWPLLAWIAYLLLPFDVLPDFLLGLGWTDDLVLLALIYYLFFHRGSFESSKTSSQNSNTGKESAGFESRSRTENTQESRTGNKGKNPYEILGVSPGADPETIKKAYRHMAAKYHPDKVSHLGEEFQRLAKEKFQEIQWAYEVLSRGWQESKP from the coding sequence ATGATGCAAAGGTTTTGGCCTCTGTTGGCATGGATCGCTTATTTGCTTTTACCTTTTGATGTGCTGCCCGATTTTCTTTTGGGGCTTGGCTGGACCGATGATCTTGTGCTACTGGCCCTCATCTACTATCTCTTTTTCCACAGAGGATCCTTTGAAAGCTCAAAAACATCTTCCCAAAATTCCAATACGGGAAAAGAGTCAGCAGGATTCGAAAGCCGCTCCAGAACCGAAAACACTCAAGAGAGCCGCACAGGAAACAAGGGGAAAAACCCGTACGAAATTCTTGGTGTTTCACCAGGGGCCGATCCGGAAACCATCAAAAAAGCTTATCGCCACATGGCGGCCAAATATCATCCGGACAAAGTAAGCCATCTAGGAGAGGAGTTTCAGCGGTTGGCCAAAGAAAAGTTTCAGGAGATTCAATGGGCTTACGAGGTCCTGAGCCGCGGATGGCAGGAGTCCAAGCCATGA
- a CDS encoding 3-methyl-2-oxobutanoate dehydrogenase subunit beta, whose translation MEAYPQDREYICSGHVGCPGCGAAIAMRFLLKALGDKTILVIPACCWSIIAGPYPQSTLKVPVLHTAFETGGAVASGVRAALDIKGDQETTVVTWAGDGGTFDIGFQALSGAVERNEDFLYVCYDNEAYMNTGVQRSSSTPYGAWTTTTPGQEWKKLRKKNIVEALVAHRIPYAATASIAFPEDLMRKVHKAKGIKGSRFLHIYASCPTGWRMPSELAVKIARMAVQTNIFPLYEVENGVRYTINYMPKGYLVREYFQLQGRFKHLTETDLEQIQQMVDEDWELLLRKAGLSPGAAGPIPAPRHTAGQRGL comes from the coding sequence ATGGAAGCTTATCCTCAAGATCGGGAATACATATGTTCGGGCCATGTAGGATGCCCAGGATGCGGAGCGGCCATTGCCATGCGGTTTCTTCTGAAGGCTCTCGGGGACAAGACCATCTTGGTCATCCCTGCGTGCTGCTGGTCCATCATCGCCGGCCCTTACCCTCAGTCGACCCTTAAGGTCCCCGTGCTGCACACTGCCTTTGAAACGGGAGGTGCCGTGGCCAGTGGTGTGCGCGCGGCTCTCGACATCAAAGGCGATCAAGAAACCACGGTGGTGACCTGGGCGGGAGACGGCGGAACCTTTGACATCGGATTTCAGGCTTTGAGCGGAGCGGTGGAACGTAACGAAGACTTTCTCTATGTCTGTTATGATAACGAAGCCTATATGAATACCGGGGTGCAGCGCAGTTCTTCAACGCCGTACGGTGCCTGGACCACCACGACCCCTGGACAGGAATGGAAAAAGCTTCGGAAGAAAAACATCGTGGAAGCCCTTGTGGCTCACCGTATTCCCTACGCGGCCACAGCCAGTATCGCTTTTCCCGAAGATCTCATGCGAAAGGTGCACAAAGCCAAAGGCATCAAAGGCTCGCGGTTCTTACACATCTATGCCTCATGCCCGACGGGCTGGCGTATGCCTTCGGAACTGGCCGTCAAAATCGCAAGAATGGCCGTTCAAACCAATATCTTTCCTCTCTACGAAGTGGAAAACGGAGTCCGCTACACGATCAACTATATGCCCAAAGGATACTTGGTGCGCGAATACTTTCAACTGCAAGGCCGGTTCAAACATCTTACGGAAACCGATCTGGAACAAATCCAACAAATGGTGGACGAAGACTGGGAATTGCTTTTGAGAAAAGCCGGCCTCAGCCCAGGAGCCGCCGGACCTATCCCGGCACCTCGGCACACTGCCGGCCAGCGCGGCTTATGA
- a CDS encoding transketolase C-terminal domain-containing protein — MKKVVEGSHAVSEAVRLCRVQVISAYPITPQTHIVELLSEFCSDGSLKAKFLRVESEHSAMAALIGAASAGVRTFTATSSQGLALMHELLHWASGARLPIVMAEVNRALAPGWNIWTDQTDSLAQRDTGWIQIYCEDAQEALDSTIQAYKLAETVFLPVMVVLDAFFLSHTYEPVDIPEQEEVDRFLPPFRPAFQLDPREPSAFNQLSPPNVYMEMRRDLQDAMESSIDVLERIEQEYQALFGRRYGAVESVRCEDADIIFVTSGTITSTCRLVVEKLRRKGEKVGLLKMRLFRPFPYGLLKQSTLKARKLAVIDRNFSYGASGIFAQEIRAALCNETRRPLVFGYVAGLGGRDVTPELLEEIYWKTKTSPHPESESVWMGLQQPAPAA, encoded by the coding sequence ATGAAAAAAGTGGTGGAAGGCAGCCATGCCGTCTCCGAAGCCGTGCGGCTGTGTCGAGTCCAGGTGATCTCGGCCTATCCTATCACGCCGCAGACCCATATCGTGGAACTGCTGTCCGAATTTTGTTCTGACGGATCTCTGAAGGCTAAGTTTCTGCGCGTGGAAAGTGAACACTCGGCCATGGCGGCTCTCATCGGTGCAGCATCTGCGGGCGTGCGCACCTTTACAGCCACATCGTCCCAGGGGCTGGCTCTGATGCATGAATTGCTTCATTGGGCTTCAGGAGCCCGACTTCCCATCGTCATGGCCGAAGTCAATCGAGCCTTGGCACCCGGTTGGAACATCTGGACAGATCAAACGGACAGCCTTGCTCAAAGAGATACGGGATGGATTCAAATTTACTGCGAAGACGCCCAAGAAGCCTTGGATTCGACCATTCAGGCTTACAAACTGGCCGAAACGGTCTTTTTGCCGGTCATGGTCGTTTTGGACGCTTTCTTTTTATCCCACACCTACGAACCTGTAGACATTCCAGAACAGGAAGAAGTGGACCGGTTTCTGCCTCCTTTTCGCCCAGCCTTTCAGTTGGACCCACGAGAACCCTCTGCTTTCAATCAGTTGTCCCCCCCCAATGTTTACATGGAGATGCGTCGGGATCTTCAAGATGCCATGGAATCATCGATTGATGTTCTTGAGCGTATCGAACAAGAGTACCAGGCCCTTTTTGGAAGACGCTACGGAGCCGTGGAAAGCGTGCGTTGTGAGGATGCGGACATTATTTTTGTAACGTCTGGAACGATCACAAGCACCTGTCGTCTTGTGGTTGAAAAATTGCGTCGGAAAGGTGAAAAGGTGGGACTACTGAAAATGCGACTCTTTCGACCTTTTCCTTACGGTCTGCTGAAACAGTCGACCCTGAAAGCTCGAAAGCTTGCTGTAATTGACAGGAACTTTTCCTACGGAGCCTCGGGGATCTTTGCGCAGGAAATCCGAGCCGCCCTCTGTAATGAAACCCGTAGACCTTTGGTTTTTGGCTATGTGGCCGGGCTCGGCGGTCGAGATGTGACACCGGAGTTGTTGGAAGAAATTTACTGGAAAACGAAAACTTCCCCTCATCCGGAATCGGAAAGCGTCTGGATGGGCTTGCAACAACCCGCTCCGGCCGCTTAA
- a CDS encoding FAD-dependent oxidoreductase — protein sequence MGYPPTPSRLVPFIPRSSTTTESNKTGSWRFLQPRYDEKTAPCSVACPAGEDIARVEMLVAQGLFKEAWETILQENPFPGVCGRVCFHPCETRCNRGPFDEPIAIHTVERFVADTAMRYGLQPELRKRESNQGEKVAIVGAGPSGLAAAYFLAGLGYACDVFEARSEPGGLLRWGIPPYRLPLAVLQRELEWIRLLGVRLHCGQKISEGFLKNLSKRYAAIFLGCGLYENVRLNIPGEDLPGVEQGLPFLEKVRSGEPPSLSGTVAVIGGGNTAIDVSRCAMRLGARPIMVYRRRRQDMPAFSQEVLMALEEGVELMELWTPVEISRHSEGLLLTLQHMEVVSEEGGRAKVQSIPGRTTHLVASKVFMALGNTAEEPWLNPPPESSSHVLRLANSVMVHEPGQATMVYGGDLAAQSKSVAHAIGSGKEAAIALDVLFRVGWDAIIDRLSHCRIGPGPSLSMEIYLQGERCRRNPHVVTFEEINTDYFLYSPRIVQPRLLKEERLQSFAEIDLKISAALAIREAERCFNCGLCNQCDNCRLYCPDLAVCKDASTQGRHINLDYCKGCGVCVVECPRNAMSLVENETGGRS from the coding sequence ATGGGATATCCACCGACACCTTCGCGCTTAGTGCCCTTTATTCCTCGTTCCAGCACCACCACAGAGAGCAACAAAACAGGATCATGGCGTTTTCTTCAGCCGCGTTATGACGAAAAGACGGCGCCTTGCAGCGTCGCTTGTCCGGCTGGGGAAGATATTGCACGCGTGGAAATGCTTGTGGCTCAAGGCCTTTTTAAGGAAGCCTGGGAGACGATTCTTCAGGAAAACCCCTTTCCAGGCGTCTGCGGTCGAGTGTGTTTTCATCCCTGTGAGACGCGGTGCAATCGGGGTCCGTTTGATGAACCTATTGCCATTCATACGGTGGAACGATTTGTGGCGGACACGGCCATGCGCTACGGGCTACAGCCGGAATTGCGCAAAAGGGAATCCAACCAGGGAGAAAAAGTGGCGATAGTGGGGGCGGGGCCGAGCGGCCTTGCTGCTGCTTATTTCCTTGCCGGGTTGGGCTATGCATGCGACGTGTTTGAAGCACGCTCTGAACCCGGTGGTTTACTTCGTTGGGGAATTCCTCCCTACCGCCTGCCCCTTGCGGTGCTGCAGCGGGAACTGGAATGGATTCGTCTTCTGGGCGTCCGTCTGCATTGTGGTCAAAAAATATCCGAGGGATTTCTAAAAAACCTGTCAAAACGTTACGCTGCCATATTTCTGGGATGCGGCCTCTACGAAAACGTTCGATTAAATATTCCCGGAGAAGATCTCCCCGGAGTGGAACAAGGACTTCCTTTTCTGGAAAAAGTGCGTTCGGGAGAACCGCCCTCTTTGTCTGGAACCGTGGCCGTCATCGGTGGAGGGAACACAGCGATCGATGTCTCTCGATGCGCTATGAGACTTGGCGCTCGCCCAATCATGGTTTACCGAAGACGTCGGCAAGATATGCCGGCCTTTAGCCAAGAAGTGCTTATGGCCTTGGAAGAAGGCGTCGAGCTCATGGAACTGTGGACGCCTGTGGAAATAAGCAGGCACTCGGAAGGGCTCTTGTTAACATTGCAACACATGGAAGTGGTCTCAGAAGAAGGCGGACGCGCCAAGGTGCAATCGATTCCAGGTCGAACGACCCATCTCGTAGCTTCCAAGGTCTTTATGGCCTTGGGAAACACCGCCGAAGAACCCTGGCTCAATCCTCCTCCTGAAAGCTCATCCCATGTTCTGCGCCTGGCCAATAGCGTCATGGTGCACGAACCAGGTCAAGCGACCATGGTTTATGGTGGGGATTTGGCGGCGCAAAGCAAATCCGTGGCTCATGCCATCGGATCCGGCAAAGAAGCCGCCATAGCACTGGACGTTTTGTTCCGGGTAGGCTGGGACGCCATCATCGACCGTCTGTCCCATTGTCGCATCGGACCGGGACCTTCCTTGTCCATGGAAATTTACCTCCAAGGAGAACGGTGCCGCCGAAATCCTCATGTGGTCACCTTTGAAGAAATCAATACCGATTATTTCCTTTACAGCCCTCGTATTGTGCAACCTCGGTTGTTGAAAGAGGAACGGCTTCAAAGTTTCGCTGAAATTGATCTGAAAATCTCGGCCGCTCTGGCCATTCGTGAAGCCGAACGCTGCTTCAACTGCGGACTTTGTAACCAGTGCGACAACTGCCGCCTCTACTGTCCGGACCTTGCCGTATGTAAAGACGCTTCGACCCAAGGCCGCCACATCAATCTGGACTACTGTAAGGGTTGCGGCGTTTGCGTGGTGGAATGCCCTCGAAACGCCATGTCCTTGGTGGAAAATGAAACGGGAGGCCGCTCATGA
- a CDS encoding 2-oxoacid:acceptor oxidoreductase family protein has translation MAAMIEVRFHGRGGQGTVVASILMAKAFFQAGYFVQSFPLFGVERRGAPVEAYLRLSTSKIFIRTNVYTPDHVVVLDPSLITAVDVTRGLKPGGWMLINAPDGMKMPASFAAFSVATVDATRIALKHSLGTRTHPIVNTAMMGAFARVLGMPPLEAVLHAIQEEIPIKPENNMAAAREAFDAVIFAESSPSRKGFSESVGTSSSAVS, from the coding sequence ATGGCGGCAATGATCGAGGTGCGATTTCATGGGCGTGGTGGACAAGGAACGGTGGTGGCTTCCATACTGATGGCCAAGGCCTTCTTTCAAGCCGGTTATTTCGTACAGAGTTTTCCCTTATTCGGTGTGGAAAGGCGTGGCGCGCCCGTAGAAGCCTACCTGCGCTTGAGCACAAGCAAGATTTTCATTCGAACCAACGTTTACACACCGGATCATGTGGTGGTTTTGGACCCGTCTTTAATCACGGCTGTGGATGTGACACGAGGGTTAAAGCCGGGCGGATGGATGCTCATCAACGCGCCGGATGGAATGAAAATGCCGGCTTCCTTTGCGGCTTTTTCAGTCGCTACAGTGGATGCCACCCGTATCGCCCTTAAACATTCTTTGGGCACTCGTACCCATCCTATCGTCAATACCGCCATGATGGGAGCTTTTGCTCGGGTTCTGGGCATGCCGCCCTTAGAAGCAGTTCTTCATGCCATTCAAGAAGAAATTCCCATAAAACCTGAAAACAATATGGCTGCAGCCCGCGAAGCCTTTGACGCTGTGATCTTTGCGGAATCCAGCCCGAGTCGAAAAGGCTTTTCCGAATCCGTTGGCACTTCTTCCTCCGCCGTTTCATGA
- a CDS encoding XRE family transcriptional regulator has translation MPTREDESHELKDLKLGYKLRELRDKFRLTIQDLAARTGLDPEMLSHMESGDLVPPVATLLKLAKTFQVGLAYFFEDQPSGIKISLTRKADRKRLEKRPHHMSGEVTYVYETLENRKPDKHMEPFLVEFPTMPTEDMVFVSHEGEEFVYLMEGLLEFRTPDRVEILEPGDSLYFDSEVSHSFRCVGEGTAKAVVVVWSRP, from the coding sequence ATGCCAACGAGGGAAGATGAAAGCCACGAACTGAAGGATCTCAAGTTGGGATACAAACTCAGGGAGCTACGAGATAAATTCCGGCTGACTATTCAGGATCTTGCGGCACGTACAGGCCTTGACCCGGAAATGCTTAGCCACATGGAAAGCGGCGATCTTGTCCCTCCCGTGGCCACACTGCTCAAGCTCGCCAAGACTTTTCAGGTGGGACTGGCTTACTTCTTTGAAGACCAGCCCAGCGGTATCAAGATCTCTTTGACTCGAAAGGCCGATCGAAAACGTTTGGAAAAACGTCCGCATCACATGTCCGGGGAAGTGACCTACGTTTACGAAACCCTTGAAAACCGTAAACCCGACAAACACATGGAACCTTTTCTGGTGGAATTTCCAACGATGCCCACTGAGGACATGGTCTTTGTAAGCCATGAGGGTGAAGAATTCGTTTACCTTATGGAAGGACTTCTGGAATTTCGCACACCGGATCGAGTGGAGATTTTGGAGCCGGGAGACAGTCTCTATTTCGATTCCGAAGTCAGTCATAGTTTCCGCTGCGTGGGTGAAGGCACGGCCAAGGCCGTGGTCGTGGTGTGGAGTCGCCCATAA
- a CDS encoding succinate dehydrogenase iron-sulfur subunit, with amino-acid sequence MAKTVTFSIFRYDPGKDSRPYYKDYRVELRRAGMMVLDGLNQIRWEQDGTLAYRRSCREGVCGSDGLNINGVNMLACITHIEDLKEPIVVQPLPSMPVIKDLVVDFTDFYAKYYLVKPYLITKTPPPSDRERLQSPEDRKKLDGLYECILCACCSTSCPSFWADPNYLGPAALLKAWRFIADSRDEGADERLEIINDRDGAWRCHTILNCVEACPKQLNPTEAIAQLKKAIIHRKF; translated from the coding sequence ATGGCAAAGACGGTGACATTCTCCATCTTTCGATATGATCCGGGAAAAGACAGCCGACCCTATTACAAAGACTATCGCGTTGAACTACGTCGCGCCGGCATGATGGTTCTGGACGGCCTCAACCAGATCCGTTGGGAACAGGACGGTACCTTGGCGTATCGTCGGTCGTGTCGAGAAGGCGTGTGTGGTTCTGACGGACTGAACATTAACGGCGTGAACATGTTGGCTTGCATCACTCACATCGAGGACCTTAAGGAACCCATCGTGGTGCAACCCTTGCCGTCCATGCCGGTGATCAAAGATTTGGTCGTCGACTTTACCGATTTTTACGCCAAGTACTATCTGGTGAAGCCCTACCTGATCACCAAAACTCCACCACCTTCGGACCGGGAACGACTGCAAAGTCCTGAAGATCGCAAGAAACTCGACGGCCTTTACGAATGCATCTTGTGCGCTTGCTGCAGCACATCGTGTCCCAGTTTTTGGGCGGATCCCAATTACTTGGGCCCCGCAGCTCTGCTGAAGGCTTGGCGTTTTATCGCCGATTCGCGGGATGAAGGAGCGGACGAACGTTTGGAAATTATCAACGACCGTGACGGCGCCTGGCGTTGCCATACCATTTTGAACTGCGTCGAAGCCTGTCCTAAACAGTTGAATCCCACGGAAGCCATCGCCCAGCTGAAAAAAGCCATCATTCACCGAAAATTCTAG
- the sdhA gene encoding succinate dehydrogenase flavoprotein subunit produces the protein MGDIPVTVHKHDALIVGAGGAGLRAALEASKSVNTAVISQVFPTRSHTVAAQGGVAASLSNVEPDDWVWHMFDTIKGSDYLGDQDAIELMCRMAPEVVIELEHMGMPFSRLQDGKIFQRRFGGHTKHFGKEAICRTCAAADRTGHAMLHTLYEQCVKNQVIFYNEFFALELLMNEGHVVGVLAWDIANGGFHIFHAKATLFATGGYIRVYKTNSNAHINTGDGLSLTLRAGLPVEDLEFVQFHPTGIYGVGNLITEGVRGEGGYLLNKDGERFMKRYAPTVWDLASRDVVSRAMAEEMRQGRGCGPKGDYILLKLDHIGADIIHERLPGIWELAWVFAHVDCTKEPIPVTPTAHYSMGGIPTNRLAEVVVGNMEKPEEPVKGFYAAGEAACASVHGANRLGSNSLLDIMVFGKVGGKRMAEFAESLPEHVPLPENAGSKGIAEVKNLLNGNGPERMGLIWNELKETMELNCGVFRTEETLTTQREILKKLCERFKKVGIADKGLTYNLDLIETLELGHMLDFSKAIVEGALARQESRGAHYRDDYPNRDDAKWHKHTLATMDEDGTIHLDYKPVRMKPLTVPTFEPKERVY, from the coding sequence ATGGGAGATATACCAGTCACAGTCCATAAACATGACGCTTTGATCGTGGGTGCCGGGGGAGCGGGTCTTCGAGCGGCTTTGGAGGCTTCGAAATCTGTGAATACGGCGGTAATCAGCCAGGTGTTCCCCACGCGATCCCACACGGTGGCAGCTCAAGGGGGTGTGGCGGCTTCCTTGAGCAACGTAGAGCCTGACGATTGGGTCTGGCACATGTTTGATACGATCAAGGGAAGTGATTATTTGGGTGATCAAGACGCAATCGAGCTCATGTGTCGTATGGCCCCGGAAGTGGTCATCGAACTGGAACACATGGGCATGCCTTTTAGCCGCTTGCAGGACGGCAAGATTTTTCAGCGCCGTTTCGGAGGTCACACCAAGCATTTCGGCAAGGAAGCCATCTGCCGGACATGCGCTGCTGCGGATCGTACCGGTCACGCCATGCTTCACACGCTTTATGAACAATGCGTGAAAAACCAAGTTATTTTCTATAACGAGTTTTTTGCTTTGGAACTGCTCATGAACGAAGGGCATGTGGTGGGTGTTCTGGCATGGGATATCGCCAACGGAGGCTTTCACATCTTTCATGCCAAAGCCACTTTGTTCGCCACGGGAGGTTACATTCGCGTCTACAAGACAAATTCCAACGCCCACATCAACACAGGTGACGGCCTGTCCTTGACGTTGCGGGCCGGGTTGCCGGTTGAAGATTTAGAATTCGTTCAATTTCATCCTACAGGCATTTACGGCGTTGGAAACCTCATTACGGAAGGGGTACGTGGCGAAGGCGGCTATTTGCTCAACAAGGACGGGGAACGCTTCATGAAGCGTTACGCTCCCACAGTGTGGGATCTGGCCTCTCGGGACGTCGTTTCACGAGCCATGGCCGAAGAGATGCGTCAGGGGCGAGGCTGTGGTCCCAAAGGCGACTATATCTTGCTCAAGCTGGATCACATCGGAGCGGACATCATTCATGAACGGCTTCCCGGCATTTGGGAATTGGCCTGGGTGTTTGCCCATGTGGACTGTACCAAAGAGCCTATTCCCGTCACACCGACCGCCCATTATTCCATGGGAGGTATTCCCACAAACCGCTTAGCCGAAGTGGTCGTGGGCAACATGGAAAAGCCTGAAGAACCGGTCAAGGGCTTTTACGCCGCGGGAGAAGCCGCATGCGCTTCAGTGCATGGAGCCAATCGCCTGGGATCCAACTCCCTTCTGGACATCATGGTTTTTGGAAAGGTGGGAGGAAAGCGCATGGCAGAATTTGCCGAATCGCTCCCCGAACATGTGCCCCTTCCGGAAAATGCAGGCTCGAAAGGCATTGCGGAAGTCAAGAACCTTCTTAATGGAAACGGTCCGGAACGCATGGGCCTCATCTGGAACGAACTCAAAGAAACCATGGAGCTCAACTGCGGCGTATTCCGCACCGAGGAAACACTGACAACCCAACGGGAAATCCTCAAAAAACTATGCGAACGTTTCAAAAAGGTAGGCATCGCCGACAAAGGTCTGACTTATAATTTAGACCTCATTGAAACACTGGAGCTGGGCCATATGTTGGATTTTTCCAAAGCCATCGTGGAAGGGGCTCTGGCACGCCAAGAAAGTCGTGGGGCTCATTACCGTGACGATTACCCAAACCGGGATGATGCCAAATGGCATAAACACACTTTGGCCACGATGGACGAGGATGGAACCATCCATTTGGACTACAAGCCGGTGCGCATGAAACCCCTTACAGTGCCGACCTTTGAACCCAAGGAACGCGTTTATTAG